The proteins below are encoded in one region of Tsuneonella sp. CC-YZS046:
- a CDS encoding peptidylprolyl isomerase: protein MLQFFRSFFSSKAGVGVTLALLGIIAFSFASGDVANMGTFGGVAGGDRVANVGDERISTADLNRAANEALDRIKQRDPTLTMEFFLKQDGLNRVLDELIDRFAVAGFAKDNGLRVGHRLVDSEIAMIPAFKGADGKFDEKLYQQALQQQGLTDKAVRDDLVKGLAARQILVPAGFGASVPQQQVERYAVLLKERRKGGIAVFPSEAYAPKENPTDAQLQQYYAANRDRYIRPERRVIRFATFGLEALGNPRAPTEAEIAARFQRDAAQYGAKENRKFSQVIAPTEAAAKAIATQAASGAPLEEVARSKGLAAATLPTIDKAGLATQASLAVADAAFAAAEGKIAQPARSSLGWHVIRVDSISRTPARTLAQVRNEIVAQLSAEQRQTALSDLAAKIEEQFDQGSSLADTAKSLNLTVQTTKPLTADGRVYRSAEGTAPPVLAPALSTAFSMEEGEPQLAEVEPGKVFLIFDVAEVTPSAPAPLAEIKDDVRDGWILSKGSEAAKQAADRVLARIAKGMPLAQAVAEEKKPLPAPDKLDLGLDDLRRMGQRPPPAIVLMFSMAEGTAKRLAGPADNGWFVVQLQDIVPGKLEANDPVIAMTRQQLTANVSTEYTDQLVKAIRKELGVTRNEKGIAAVRRQLAGGE, encoded by the coding sequence ATGCTCCAGTTTTTCCGCAGTTTCTTCAGTTCCAAGGCCGGGGTTGGCGTAACCCTCGCGCTGCTGGGCATTATCGCCTTCTCCTTCGCCAGCGGCGATGTCGCGAACATGGGCACATTCGGCGGCGTTGCCGGCGGAGATCGCGTCGCGAACGTAGGCGATGAAAGAATCTCGACCGCCGACCTGAACCGCGCCGCGAACGAGGCGCTGGACCGAATCAAGCAGCGCGACCCGACCCTCACCATGGAATTCTTCCTCAAGCAGGACGGGCTGAATCGCGTGCTCGACGAACTGATCGACCGCTTTGCGGTGGCGGGCTTCGCAAAGGACAACGGCCTGAGAGTGGGTCACAGGCTGGTCGACAGCGAAATCGCCATGATTCCCGCATTCAAGGGCGCTGACGGCAAATTCGACGAGAAACTTTACCAGCAGGCGCTGCAACAGCAGGGCCTGACCGACAAGGCCGTTCGCGACGATCTGGTGAAAGGTCTCGCCGCGCGGCAGATTCTGGTTCCCGCCGGCTTTGGCGCAAGCGTGCCCCAGCAGCAGGTCGAACGCTATGCCGTGTTGCTGAAGGAACGCCGCAAGGGCGGGATCGCCGTTTTCCCGAGTGAAGCCTACGCGCCCAAGGAAAACCCGACCGACGCCCAGCTCCAGCAATATTACGCCGCCAACCGCGACCGCTATATTCGCCCTGAGCGGCGCGTGATCCGCTTTGCGACCTTCGGGCTGGAAGCGCTTGGCAATCCTCGCGCGCCCACGGAGGCGGAGATCGCGGCGCGTTTCCAGCGCGACGCGGCGCAGTATGGCGCGAAGGAAAACCGCAAATTCAGCCAGGTTATCGCTCCCACGGAAGCGGCAGCCAAGGCGATCGCGACGCAGGCCGCATCGGGCGCCCCGCTTGAGGAAGTGGCCAGGAGCAAGGGCCTCGCGGCGGCCACGCTTCCCACCATCGACAAGGCCGGCCTCGCCACGCAGGCTTCCCTCGCGGTCGCCGATGCCGCTTTCGCCGCGGCGGAGGGGAAGATCGCACAGCCCGCCCGCAGCAGCCTGGGCTGGCACGTGATTCGGGTCGATTCGATCAGCCGCACCCCTGCCCGCACGCTGGCCCAGGTCCGCAATGAGATCGTCGCCCAGCTTTCCGCCGAGCAGCGCCAGACCGCCTTGTCCGACCTCGCCGCCAAGATCGAGGAACAGTTCGACCAGGGTTCCAGCCTTGCCGACACAGCCAAGAGCCTCAATCTCACGGTGCAGACCACCAAGCCCCTCACTGCCGACGGCCGGGTGTATCGCTCTGCCGAGGGAACCGCGCCGCCGGTGCTCGCGCCCGCGCTTTCAACGGCTTTCTCGATGGAAGAGGGCGAGCCTCAGCTGGCCGAAGTGGAGCCGGGCAAGGTTTTCCTGATCTTCGACGTGGCGGAAGTCACGCCCTCCGCACCCGCCCCGCTTGCCGAAATCAAGGACGATGTCCGGGACGGCTGGATTCTTTCCAAAGGATCGGAAGCCGCCAAGCAGGCCGCTGACAGAGTGCTCGCCCGGATTGCCAAGGGCATGCCGCTCGCCCAGGCGGTGGCCGAGGAAAAGAAGCCGCTTCCCGCTCCGGACAAGCTCGACCTCGGCCTCGATGACCTTCGCAGGATGGGGCAGCGCCCGCCGCCTGCCATCGTGCTGATGTTCAGCATGGCGGAAGGCACCGCGAAGCGGCTGGCCGGACCGGCGGACAATGGCTGGTTCGTGGTGCAGTTGCAGGACATCGTGCCCGGCAAGCTCGAGGCGAACGATCCGGTGATCGCGATGACCCGCCAGCAGCTCACCGCCAATGTATCCACCGAATATACCGACCAGCTCGTCAAGGCGATCCGCAAGGAACTGGGCGTGACCCGGAATGAAAAGGGCATTGCCGCGGTCCGCCGCCAATTGGCCGGTGGAGAATGA
- the trpE gene encoding anthranilate synthase component I, protein MMSADAMGSLPENAEFARQALGEGRASLIWRRLVADTETPVGAALKLMEPERGDFLLESVEGGEIRGRYSLLGLDPDLVFRATGVACEVNRDWQRDRSAFAPMGNDSLAELHTLAAACRIENLPPELPPVLACLVGYFGYETIGLVEKLPRARQSSLELPDMLFVRPTVILVFDRLSDQLFCVAPLWAGDAEPEAAIRDASERIDETLRKLSAPLPQHRNATGLPELALEPVMAPGAYRSMVLKAKEYIEAGDIFQVVLAQRFTCPFPLPPSDLYRALRRVNPSPFLYFLDLPGFALIGSSPEILVRVRDGEVTIRPIAGTRPRGKTPEEDRFNEESLLADPKELAEHLMLLDLGRNDVGRVAAANSVAVTDSFTIERYSHVMHIVSNVVGKLDPKRDALDALFAGFPAGTVSGAPKIRACEIIAELEPETRGAYAGGVGYFAPDGSVDSCIVLRTAVVKDGTMHVQAGAGIVADSQPEYEQRECEAKAGALIAAAREAARVAEEPRFGQ, encoded by the coding sequence ATGATGTCGGCAGATGCGATGGGCAGCTTGCCGGAGAATGCCGAATTTGCCCGTCAGGCGCTTGGCGAAGGGCGCGCATCGCTGATCTGGCGGCGGCTGGTGGCCGATACGGAAACCCCGGTCGGCGCCGCGCTCAAGCTGATGGAGCCGGAGCGGGGGGATTTCCTGCTCGAATCCGTGGAAGGCGGGGAAATCCGCGGGCGCTACAGCCTGCTGGGCCTCGACCCCGATCTGGTCTTCCGGGCCACCGGCGTCGCCTGCGAAGTCAACCGCGACTGGCAGCGGGATCGGTCGGCCTTCGCGCCGATGGGGAATGACAGCCTCGCGGAACTCCATACATTGGCGGCCGCCTGCCGGATCGAGAATCTCCCCCCGGAACTGCCGCCGGTGCTGGCCTGTCTGGTCGGCTATTTCGGATATGAGACGATCGGACTGGTCGAAAAACTGCCCCGCGCCCGGCAGAGCAGCCTCGAACTGCCCGACATGCTGTTCGTCCGCCCCACGGTCATCCTGGTGTTCGACCGGCTGTCCGACCAGCTGTTCTGCGTCGCTCCGCTATGGGCCGGGGATGCGGAACCCGAGGCGGCGATCCGCGACGCGAGCGAACGGATCGACGAAACCCTGCGCAAGCTGTCCGCGCCCCTGCCGCAGCACCGGAACGCGACCGGCCTGCCCGAGCTGGCGCTGGAGCCGGTCATGGCCCCAGGCGCCTACAGGTCCATGGTGCTCAAGGCCAAGGAATATATCGAAGCCGGGGACATCTTTCAGGTAGTGCTCGCCCAGCGCTTCACATGCCCCTTCCCCTTGCCGCCCAGCGACCTCTACCGGGCGTTGCGGCGCGTGAATCCCTCGCCGTTCCTCTATTTCCTCGATCTTCCCGGCTTCGCCCTGATCGGCTCCAGCCCTGAAATCCTGGTCCGGGTGCGCGATGGCGAGGTCACGATCCGGCCGATCGCCGGAACCCGCCCGCGCGGCAAGACGCCCGAGGAGGACAGGTTCAACGAGGAGAGCCTGCTCGCCGATCCCAAGGAGCTGGCGGAGCATCTCATGCTGCTCGATCTCGGCCGCAACGATGTCGGGCGGGTGGCGGCGGCCAACAGCGTTGCCGTGACCGACAGCTTCACGATCGAGCGCTACAGCCATGTCATGCATATCGTCAGCAATGTGGTCGGCAAGCTCGATCCGAAGCGGGATGCCCTGGATGCCCTGTTCGCCGGATTTCCCGCCGGAACCGTGAGCGGCGCCCCCAAGATCCGGGCCTGCGAGATCATCGCCGAGCTGGAGCCGGAAACACGCGGCGCCTATGCCGGCGGAGTGGGATATTTCGCGCCCGACGGCTCGGTGGACAGCTGCATCGTGCTGCGGACGGCGGTGGTCAAGGACGGCACCATGCATGTCCAGGCCGGGGCCGGTATCGTGGCGGACAGCCAGCCCGAATACGAGCAGCGCGAATGCGAGGCGAAGGCCGGGGCGCTGATCGCCGCCGCGCGCGAAGCCGCAAGGGTGGCGGAAGAGCCGCGCTTCGGGCAATAG